In the genome of Shewanella glacialimarina, one region contains:
- a CDS encoding NRDE family protein has translation MCILFFAIESHPQYPLIICANRDEFHHRATQPAQFWPPDQNILAGKDLQAGGTWLGVNQAGQFAGLTNLRTQDLRDGVRSRGELVINALTSPHPPITSQWLQEHSQNYNPFNLIFEHRNTLHCFNSRSAATTQLTQGFHAVCNGDMDDVWPKMALGQQALQSYIAQTDNISINELQRFMQDTTQPADNLLPNTGLDLEWERHLSSIFIQHPQYGTRSTTIILKDKHGHIDFYETRFDGKGRNLGQQHFKIASSNTR, from the coding sequence ATGTGTATTTTATTTTTCGCTATCGAAAGCCATCCTCAATATCCTTTAATCATTTGTGCTAATAGAGATGAGTTTCATCATCGCGCCACTCAACCTGCACAGTTTTGGCCTCCAGATCAAAACATACTGGCGGGTAAAGATTTACAAGCCGGTGGAACCTGGCTTGGTGTAAATCAAGCAGGCCAATTTGCTGGCCTGACGAATTTACGCACTCAAGACCTTCGGGATGGAGTGCGTTCAAGGGGTGAACTGGTTATCAACGCACTAACATCTCCTCACCCGCCTATAACCTCGCAATGGTTGCAAGAACATAGCCAGAATTACAATCCATTCAACCTAATTTTTGAACATAGAAATACCCTTCATTGCTTCAATAGTCGAAGCGCTGCTACCACACAGTTAACTCAAGGTTTTCATGCTGTTTGTAATGGTGATATGGATGATGTGTGGCCCAAAATGGCGTTAGGTCAACAAGCTTTGCAGTCGTATATTGCGCAAACCGATAACATTAGCATTAATGAATTACAGCGCTTTATGCAAGATACCACGCAACCTGCTGACAACTTACTCCCTAACACAGGCCTAGACTTAGAGTGGGAGCGCCATTTATCTTCTATCTTTATTCAACACCCACAATATGGTACCCGTTCAACCACTATTATCCTCAAAGATAAACACGGCCATATCGATTTCTATGAAACACGATTTGACGGCAAAGGGCGAAATTTAGGTCAACAACACTTTAAAATCGCATCAAGCAATACTCGTTAA